Genomic DNA from Triticum dicoccoides isolate Atlit2015 ecotype Zavitan chromosome 4B, WEW_v2.0, whole genome shotgun sequence:
GGAAGGGGATGGACAGGAGCTTCATGCCCAAAATCCAGTCGCCCCTGGCCGTGCCTACACGAGCAGCGCCGTGGGTAGATGCTTCCCCGCCCAACGAGGATGGCGAGGTAGGTGTTGACAAAGGCAGCCCGAGGCCGTCAGATTTGGCACCATCGCCGTTCTTTTGGTCGAGGCCGCTGTCGTTCACGTGCTCCTCCTCACCCCCACGGCTAGATGCTGGCGAGGCCAGCCTCCCCTCAAGCGCAGGTACTTCCCCGCTCCTTTCCGTGCTCTCTCTCTTCCCCTGATCTATCTCTGTTGTACACGGAAGCAAATTTGTCCAATTCTCAGTCTGGATTTAATGAAGAAAATTGCAGTTCATACAACGCCAATTATGGATATGGATCCATCTTGCTGCGCCGGATGAAGGGCTGGATGGAATAAGAATTGCTTCCTCTAGATATTATTCACAGAACCGCACTTCGTATAATTATAGTGTACATCTGTTCATGCTTAGCACTATTCGGTGTTTTACTGTTTGGTCACTGGTAGTTGTAGAGATTTCCAGGAAGATATAATCAGGAGGGACTATCTAATAGTCGCTAAAGTTTCTTCTAAACTCGCTCAAACTATTTCTAACCAGGAGAAACGATCTAATAGTTTCTAAGTATGCCTGTTAGATTTTTAGTTTAACTAAGTGAGGCTTGTCTTGTACAATGCACTTGCATCTCTGAACTCCTGCTAAAATTGTTTCACATTTTTCAACAGAGATTGGGTTGTGCTTACTTATACTTCGCTCTAAGCTATTCCTTCATAATTATCATGTATTTCATGTCAGATTATCTTCGTCTCTGGTGTTTCGCTGGCCATTGGGCTGAAGTCAACCGTACAGTTCTTCACAAAGCCCAAGAATCGCAAGGTCATATACATGTAACGATGCAGGCCTAAGAATTAGTCATGTATCCAAATTGTTCAGTTCCAGTTCAGTACTTCAATTATGAGCTAACAAGATCACCTGAATGTGCAGGGTTCGATTGCTTTCAGGGTCGTACttttccttgtccttattggctggCCTGTCTTCGGTATGATGGCAGATTCGTTTGGTTTTGCCCTGCTATTCAGGTTTGTAGATCCTCTATTATGCATTCATATGATCATCTGATGTCTGTTTTTCAGTGTGCATTAATAAATGGTAGAAACTTTTGGGTATTGTATCTGACTGGTACTGAATTTTCCACAGTAGGTTCTGGCCTACTGCTGCTGTTTACCTACAAAAAAAATCCACCATCGGTTGGATTTTCCAGCACCCTTATGTGACATATGTAAGATCATATTTGCGGCTTTGCTGTTGTTGAGCTGCGTAAATTTTCTTCAAGTCCAACCCAGTCTGGTCGCCACTTCATTTACATGATCTTGTTCT
This window encodes:
- the LOC119290773 gene encoding uncharacterized protein LOC119290773 isoform X3, with product MDRSFMPKIQSPLAVPTRAAPWVDASPPNEDGEVGVDKGSPRPSDLAPSPFFWSRPLSFTCSSSPPRLDAGEASLPSSADYLRLWCFAGHWAEVNRTVLHKAQESQGHIHGSIAFRVVLFLVLIGWPVFGMMADSFGFALLFSRFWPTAAVYLQKKSTIGWIFQHPYVTYEQLAISASQFCVVTSVSPASPRHSLQSRMLPS
- the LOC119290773 gene encoding uncharacterized protein LOC119290773 isoform X4; this encodes MDRSFMPKIQSPLAVPTRAAPWVDASPPNEDGEVGVDKGSPRPSDLAPSPFFWSRPLSFTCSSSPPRLDAGEASLPSSADYLRLWCFAGHWAEVNRTVLHKAQESQGFDCFQGRTFPCPYWLACLRYDGRFVWFCPAIQVLAYCCCLPTKKIHHRLDFPAPLCDICKIIFAALLLLSCVNFLQVQPSLVATSFT
- the LOC119290773 gene encoding uncharacterized protein LOC119290773 isoform X8 codes for the protein MDRSFMPKIQSPLAVPTRAAPWVDASPPNEDGEVGVDKGSPRPSDLAPSPFFWSRPLSFTCSSSPPRLDAGEASLPSSADYLRLWCFAGHWAEVNRTVLHKAQESQGFDCFQGRTFPCPYWLACLRYDGRFVWFCPAIQVLAYCCCLPTKKIHHRLDFPAPLCDI
- the LOC119290773 gene encoding uncharacterized protein LOC119290773 isoform X1; this translates as MDRSFMPKIQSPLAVPTRAAPWVDASPPNEDGEVGVDKGSPRPSDLAPSPFFWSRPLSFTCSSSPPRLDAGEASLPSSADYLRLWCFAGHWAEVNRTVLHKAQESQGFDCFQGRTFPCPYWLACLRYDGRFVWFCPAIQEQLAISASQFCVVRLFLPIPVLSLTCSYGFNCRLSCDVEKITCICVFFFLCTLIYLSPYVKDTGCSNRSTY
- the LOC119290773 gene encoding uncharacterized protein LOC119290773 isoform X5; its protein translation is MDRSFMPKIQSPLAVPTRAAPWVDASPPNEDGEVGVDKGSPRPSDLAPSPFFWSRPLSFTCSSSPPRLDAGEASLPSSADYLRLWCFAGHWAEVNRTVLHKAQESQGHIHGSIAFRVVLFLVLIGWPVFGMMADSFGFALLFRNNSLSVHHNFVWSPPCLPPVHDIACNLGCCQVNLGW
- the LOC119290773 gene encoding uncharacterized protein LOC119290773 isoform X7, with the protein product MDRSFMPKIQSPLAVPTRAAPWVDASPPNEDGEVGVDKGSPRPSDLAPSPFFWSRPLSFTCSSSPPRLDAGEASLPSSADYLRLWCFAGHWAEVNRTVLHKAQESQGHIHGSIAFRVVLFLVLIGWPVFGMMADSFGFALLFRSPPCLPPVHDIACNLGCCQVNLGW
- the LOC119290773 gene encoding uncharacterized protein LOC119290773 isoform X2; translation: MDRSFMPKIQSPLAVPTRAAPWVDASPPNEDGEVGVDKGSPRPSDLAPSPFFWSRPLSFTCSSSPPRLDAGEASLPSSADYLRLWCFAGHWAEVNRTVLHKAQESQGFDCFQGRTFPCPYWLACLRYDGRFVWFCPAIQVCRSSIMHSYDHLMSVFQCALINGRNFWVLYLTGTEFSTVGSGLLLLFTYKKNPPSVGFSSTLM
- the LOC119290773 gene encoding vesicle transport protein GOT1-like isoform X6, whose translation is MLARPASPQAQIIFVSGVSLAIGLKSTVQFFTKPKNRKGSIAFRVVLFLVLIGWPVFGMMADSFGFALLFSRFWPTAAVYLQKKSTIGWIFQHPYVTYEQLAISASQFCVVRLFLPIPVLSLTCSYGFNCRLSCDVEKITCICVFFFLCTLIYLSPYVKDTGCSNRSTY
- the LOC119290773 gene encoding vesicle transport protein GOT1-like isoform X9, which produces MLARPASPQAQIIFVSGVSLAIGLKSTVQFFTKPKNRKGSIAFRVVLFLVLIGWPVFGMMADSFGFALLFRNNSLSVHHNFVWSPPCLPPVHDIACNLGCCQVNLGW